TAATGGGACCTCTGCCATAACTATATCCTTGGCGATCTCAATTTTTTCATACTTGTGCATTAATTTCGCTGCGACTAATGCGCCTACACCATCTCCAATAGGCTGACCATTGGCAAATGCATTGAGAGCTCCACTGAAGGCTTCAGCTTCTTGCAAGATGATTGGAAGCAACATTTGTAATTGCATAATAATATAGAAACTCATCGTCTTTTTTCCAAAGAGGTAGAAATGTCTGACGATTCTGTAAATGGTGTTCAATGCCCATGTGGCTTCAAGGAGGTTCTCTAAGTTACGAATTTGTGCTTCGTCAGAGGCTGGGGCCATTAACTTAACTTCATCTTTGAATCGTTCATCTCTGACGTTGATCAGATGTTCTAACTTTAAAATAATTCCCGCTGGGTCCAGGTTAACAGGGCTTATCTCGAAATATTCTAAGAATCGATCAACACGCTGGGTGATGTCTTCTTTGGGTTTTCCGACTTCGTTTATTGTTGCAAGCGCCAGTCGGCGTGCCTCGTCTCGCATAACCTTTAGTCGGTTCAATGCTCCTGCGATATCTCGAAGCCAGAGGGCAACCTGGATTCGGTTATAAAATAGAAAAAATGTCATGAAAAATAGCATTGATATTAAATACCAAGTCAGATTCTGGATCCAAGTTCCCTCTCCGAATGGTGAAATTTGACTAATAAATGGTAAAGGCAAATGTTCTTCTTCCCATAATGTTATATGTTCTCATAACAACTTAGCGAAGTCCGTTATAAATTTTACATCATAATTTGATATATGGAATCATTTGATGTCTATTTTTCTTAAGGGCTCTACTTTTATTTTGATATCCGGAGCAATACGTTTAATAATTTGAATTACGTTTTCGACAGCTTTCTCAACAACCTCGTTTACATCAACTTTGTAAATTTGTGCCTCATCACTCATTGGGAATAGAACTAGCACACATATGAATTGATCTGCAAGGCGGATGAAATAGTCACAACTATGCTGTCTTACACCATATCCGTTTTCTCGAAGTAGAGTAGCGAGCCGATATCTTTCGCTTGCTCGCGTTAAACTTGGCAATTTCTTTTGTCCCTACCACCTAACGTAGAGATTTGAAAGCATAAAACTTCCTGAAAAGGAGTGGTCCGCCAGCAGCTTTCCCGACTTCCCCAAGGGTTTCCCACTTGAGTACAATCGGAAACGGAATCCGGTTTAACTTCCGTGTTCGGAATGGGTACGGGTGGAACCCGGATCCTCTGGCCGCTGACGGACCTTGAATTTCTGAATACTTGGTTTCTTTAAAACTTTTAGTTAAAGAGTTTTTAATTTTTGGGATTGGAAAATTGTAAGCAGATTTCATCGCCCCTCTTGTTGGATGTTTGGATGGTTGTTTACTTGGCGTGGGAGGAAAGCGAGTCGATAAGCAAATTTAGCCAGGGTGAGAGAAATAGCATCAGAAGGAACGAGATAAATTGAATTGTAACTCAGCATCCCTTCTCAGTTCTAGGTTTGGATTTTTAACATCTGGTTTAACATGTTAGGTGGAGAGCGGCTATAACTCTCCGGGATTTAAAGAGGTTATTGTAAGTTTTACATGCTTTATCTGTTCTTTCAGCTATGAGTTCAATTCCTAAGGATTCGAGGTAACTTTCAGTCTCAGGTAGTATCTTCAGAAACCCGGAATAGCCAGTCCCAACCACTAGCACTTGAGGTTTTTCTTCAATCACATCCCTAATATCTTCAACATATAATTGATGTCCACTCTTCCTCCACCAATTATCCCGAATCCGGTCTGGAAAAATAATTACATCACTAACATACTTCTTACCAGCGATGACTATCTGCCCAAAATCATAGAACTCAATCATTTTCTATATACCCTTGAATTATCTAGGGTGACTTATAAATTGGCATCCATCCATTTGAAGTTACACGATTTCTTTAACTAGAAAGCATGGACTCAAAATGAAATTGAATGGAGATATCAGCCTGAAGTAAACTTAAAAAGAGAATTTGGTGGGGCCGGGGCGATTTGAACGCCCGTCCTTTCCCCGAAGACGGTGCATAACCGTCTTCTACGGGTTTACTCAGCGTGCTCCGGAAGATCATCATTCTCCTGTTGGAGTCTGTATACCCGTAGCATCTTTATGCTTCTGGAGCCCGTCTTCATGCTGAGAGGACTGCGGCTTATGGCCTCCCAGTGTCATACCTTACTAGACTACGGCCCCTGCTCTTTAGCCGACAGCGCCCACCAACCCTTGGGAAACAAGTTTTTCGATATAAAAGTTTTGAGAGGTTACCGCATTTTTCATCGGTAGAATTCCTGTAAGAGGCTTTCAATCTGCCTCCTTGCGGTAATGAAGGCTCTCCCACTTTCTAAATGGCCGTTAGCGATTTCCGGCACTACAAGGATTCGATCTCGGCCATGAGCATATTCTATAAGCAATTCGAGAGCTGAGCGGAAGTCAATTTCTCCAGCACCAATCGGTAGCCCCTCTATGTTAGGTCCCTTGGCGTCTGCGAGGTGAATTTGTACAATTTTATCACCGAGTTGTTCGATGAAGTCTCTTATATGAAATGATTTCAGATAGTTTCTTGCCAGTTGCGCATGGCATAGATCAAAGCAAAGGTTAAGGCGAGGATCTCTAACTTCATCAAAAATTTGGATAAGACTGTTTGGCGTGGTTCCTACGTTGGCAACTAGGATATTTGACCTAAATCTATAGAGGACAGGCATATTCTCAAGAGCTATTATTACCCTTTTCTTCGCTTCAAGAAGATTAAGAAGCATATCAACGAGAGAGGCACGCAATTTTGAAGAGTCTGTTCGTATACTCTCTGAAAGTCCTCCTGGATGCGCTACCAAAATGACTTTGCCATCGGCTGAATATGTTTGAAGCTTGTATGCGAGCTCTAGGCACTGTGTGATTTGCCTCCTTGCTTCTTCTCTTACAGCGTGTTTTGGCGAAAGAGGATCGAATACGTCTTCATTTACAGCCCCTGGATGATGGATTGCAAGAAGAAGTTGCTTGCCAGCTAATGTGGAAGTCAAATGTCTTTGCTGAGCTTCCCATGCCGCATCAAGATCCTCCCTATATTCTTGAATTTCTATTCCTGCAGGGTTGTATTCAAGAAACTTGTCCAGGTCCTCTGGTTTCCAGCGAACTTTGAAACCGGTGACTAAACGAGATAACAATAGTCAACCTCTTTGGTTTCCGTGGCTTAAAATCAATCCTCATTGCGTATGTATGAAGTACATTTTACTCTATTCCAATTGAATATCCCTGAGCTTGACGCATTTCAGCGGCAAGGCGCATAAGCCGCTCAACACGTTTTTCAGTGGCGGGGTGGGTGGAAAAGAGCTCCAAAAGAGTGGTTCCTCTGAAGGGGTTAACAATGTATAAATGTGAAGTCGCTGGATTTCCCTGCATTGGATGCCTTCGAACTATTTGTTCGATTTTTTGAAGTGCGTTTGCTAGAGCTTCTGGTTTACCGGAAAGTCGCCCTCCTCCCTCATCTGCAACATACTCTCTTCCTCTGCTAATTGCAAGTTGGACGAGGGTTGCAGCAATAGGAGCAAAGATCATTATAGCTAATATTCCCAGAATATTTGATTGTCCTCTTTCTTGGTCTCGTCCGCTAAACCCGGCAAAAAGCCATCCCCACCTTGCAATATATACGATTGCTCCGGCAAATGTTGCTGCAACAACTTGGGTTAGCGTATCCCAATTTCGGATATGTGTTAGTTCATGGCTAAGGACTCCCTCTATCTCTGACTCGTTCATTGAACGAAGGAGGCCTGTATGGACGCAAACTACCGCATGACTTGGGCTCCGTCCGGTGGCAAATGCATTAGGAATTGGACTATCTACAACTGCAACTCGAGGTTTAGGAATTCCAGCACGAACAGCTAATTTATCAACAATTGCGTGAAGTTGCGGGGCTTCAACCGGCGAAACCACTCGCGCATGAGTCATCATAAGAACAAATCGATCACTGAACCAGTAAATAAGAAGATTTAGTAGCGCCGCCATAAAGAGTGCTGCAATTGGGTTTATTCCAAAAAACCCAGCTACGACGAGGAGAATCGCTGTAAGAATAGCAAAGAGTAAAGTTGTCTTAAAAATGTTTGATCCAAACATACTGCTACACCAGATTCAGGTGTGGTTTGTAACGGTTTTCGATAATTTAGGAATTTTGCTAGTTAACGGTAAAATTAAACTTTTTCCCGGACATTTACTTTATTCCTTCGGCGATAAAAATCCAGATCGCTACTTTTCTCCCAGCTAGCGAAACTCCGCAACACTTTGTCTTAGCCAACTCGACTTTTACATTTTTTAGCTTCGCCTCTATGAACATTTTATGAATTTTTCTAAGGTTAAACCCTAACCAAAGATCTGACATCTCATTCTTTAGCCACCCTTCTTTATGCTCTTCAAGGTCTGAAATCACAAGTTTTCCTCCGTTTTTCAGAACTCGTGCCATTTCCATGACTGCTCTCTGCGGGTCCGGACAATGATGAAGAACCATATTACCAATAACAATATCAACAGAATTATCTTCTAGTGGAACGTTTTCTGCATCGCCTATTCTGAATTCAACTCGATCTGCCAATCCATTTTTGTTCAAATTTTCCTTAGCTTTATTAAGCATAGCCTCTGATAGGTCTACTCCGATTACCTTTCCCGATTTACCAACCGCCCTCGCCGCCCCCAAAGTAAGAAACCCTGTTCCGATTCCTATATCCAAGACAACAGCACCTTCATTAATTCCAGCACGGTTAATAATGATATCCCGAAGTTGTTCATCATAGTATTCTCTTCGCATCTCATCCCATTTCTCGGCTGTATTTTCAAAGTAGCCTTTAACTTCCTTCTTTTCGTTAGCCTTCAAAGAATCGCATCCATTACAAAGATACTGTCAATATGTAACCTATTAAATCGTTTTCACCAAGTTAGTGTGTGTTAGTAAAGTTTCTGTCACTGTTAAGCTTCATTTTCTAGGTTTTTAGACGAAAATTTATCTGGTGAAGAGTTAACCCAGATAGTAAATACAAAAGTTCAAGTTTTATAGTGCCAAAATTGATGTCTAGTGGGATTAATAATGGTGGACAAAAACTTAACATTGCTGAAGTCGCTTGGCTTCTCTAAACCTGAGGCTTTAATTTATCTTAGTTTAGTGAAAAACCCGAAAGGAGAAACTGTCGAAGAAGTTTCCGCAGATTGCGGATTACCTCTGTCAAGTGTTCAAACCACCCTAGTCAAAATGTTTGAGAAGGGTCTGATCAAAGTTGAGGGTAATCGATTTGAGGCGCTAACTCCGAAACAGGCTTTAGAGGTAATTATTAAACGTAAAGAAGAAGTTTTAGAGCGAAAGCTTGCAGCGGCTCGTAATCTTGCCCTAACTCTTGAGAAATCTTTGGAACCACTGTACTGGGAGAAGCGACTCGGTCTTCGCCCTGAGGAAATTCTGCAACCCCTCGAAGACCTCAATGCAATGGAATCTCAAACAGCGAAGATTATTAGTAGTGCAAAAGGAGAGCTATTCATTTTTGCCGAGTCATTCGGTTGGTATGAAAAAGTTCGTAGGGAGCTTTTGAAGGCTATAGATAAAGGAGTCAAGTCAAAGATCCTAATGATGGTAGTTGATAAGTTCTCTGCCAAAAGAGCCAGTGAACTCAAGCGCCATGGCGCAGAGGTTAGACGTTGTGCGGAAGAGTGGTATCCAGTTCGGGGAACACTAGTTGATAATGAGAAGCTTGTGTTTTTAATTTGGGCGACGAGAAAAAAGGATATGCCAACTCCAATTTATTATAAGCCTCACTATACTACAAATGCAGGTTTAATTAGGGTTTTTGCCGACGCTTTCCAGAGAAGATGGGAAATGGCTAAAATCATTTAAAGTAAGCAAACTGCGGTCATTTTCTTTAACATAAAATTATTGTATTTAAAACTCATTACTACGAGAACTTAAGGCAAATTCTCCAAATTATTAATTGAAAAATCAAGGGTTGTTGGGTTGGCTTTAGAAAACTTCTTCGTGGCTTTGGGCTACTCGGGGGTCTTTGCGCTTGTTTTAATCCTGAACGTTATTCCGGCATTTATGCCTCCGACGTGGATGGTTCTCTCTTTAATTTATATTTCATTTTCAAGACATTTCGCCCCTCTGCCGCTGGCTCTAGTGGGATGCACCGCTTCAACGCTGGGTAGATTTATTTTGTCTTACGTCGGAACTGCAAGTCGGGGGCTTATGGATGAGAGGCGTAAAGAGAGTCTCAACAGGCTGCGGACAACAATTGATTCCAAAAAGGGAGGAGGCTTCTTAGTTTCCTTTGCGGTTGCCCTTAGCCCACTACCCAGTAATGCTTACTTTATCGCTGTGGGAATGATGAAATATCAAGTCCTTGAGGTCTTTGCTGGCTTTATGCTAGGGAGGCTTCTCTTGTATTGGCTTGCAATTAACCTTACCAGGGTTGCTTCACTTTCACTTGAAGAACTTTTTAGAAATGAACTCTACATGGTTTCAATAATCGACCTTATTGGCATCGGGTCTGCAATCCTTCTCGCTTTCATAGACTGGGATAAGTTGATCGGAGAAAAGCGATTAAGCATTATTAGTCCAAAATTAAGAAGGCGCTGAATACTGGAGCCGGGGAGGATTTAAAGCCCTGTGGGGGCGGCCGCAGACCGCTCACCTAACCATCCAGCCGCTATGGCGAGTCGCTTTCTCCTGAGTTATGTGGATTTTATTTTTTGTTCAACCTGTAAGTTTGCGTAGGTAAAAAATGATGGGGCTGGTGGGATTTGAACCCACGATCTCGAGGGCCCAAGCCTCGAAGCCTAGACCATACTAGCCGACAGCCCCAGCTGGAGCCCCAGGCGGGATTCGAACCCGCGACTTACGGCTTTCTCGACCAGGGGACACTATACAAGGCCGTCGCTCTGACCAGCTGAGCCACTGGGGCTCTTTGGCATCAACACGGCTTTATGAAATTTAAAAAGCTTATTCTATTTGTTTCTCGTAAATCTTTATCACTCAAATAACTGGAGCCCTGCAGATTTGGTGCCGGGGGCGGGATTCGAACCCGCGACCTCCAGATTATGAGTTACGTCCCCTAGGGTCTGGCGCCCTAACCAAACTAGGCAACCCCGGCCTAACAGTTGTTAATCCTACGCTACTTAATTTGCCTTCTTTTTCCAACATTCTCAGGAAATGAATTTTGGCATGAAGACATTACGTATGTAGACTTAAAATGGAGGTATATTTACGATTTTTTTAATACCTTAACGTCTCCGGTTTTACACCCTAGGTAAACCAAATTAGTCATGCCTACGAATAGGCCTGTCTCGACTATTCCGGGAATCATTTTTAACGACAATTCAAGTTCTAATGGGTCATCGATAATTCCAAAGTTTAGGTCGAAAATGAAGTTTCCATTATCGGTGATGATTGGGCCGACTTTTCCTAGGCCTTGTCTAACGGTCAATTTCCCACCTATTTCTTGAATTTTCCTCATAACCGAAGAAGCTGCAAAGGGAATGACTTCAATTGGAACTGGGCATTTCCCACCAAGCTTTTTGACAAACTTCGTTTCATCGGCTACGACAATGAATTGCTTTGCTGAACTGTCGACGATTTTCTCACGGGTCATCGCACCCCCATGTCCCTTAATAAGGTCCAGATCATAGTTGATTTGGTCTGCCCCATCGATGGATATGTCAAGTTGGGGATGCTCGTCAAGTGATGTCAGGGGGATATGACATTCGATAGCGAGTTTCATAGCTTGATAGGATGTTGGTACACCTAGAACCTCTAACCCCTCTTCTGATACCTTCCTTCCTAACTCCTGAATCGCATATGCGGTGGTGCTTCCACTCCCAAGACCGATGACAAAGCCATCTTTAACATGTTCAACCGCTCGTAGCGCTGCTTTTCTTTTTGCTTCTTCCCTCCAACTCAAAATCTGCAGCCTACCCCTCTGTCTCCATTTGTTCCAGTCTTTCGAGTTCTTTTAATACCTCAGCGCGAATTTCTTCAATCTTTTCTTCCGCTTTAGTTCTAGGCGGCGTAGGTTTCGGTGCTGGTGGCTCTTTTTCCTCCGCAGGCTTCTTAGGCTTAGGCTTTTCTTCAACTGCTGCTGGAATCTCCGCAGGTTTAAGCTCCTCGACAACTCCTAATCTTGTTCGGACTTCTTCGATCTTCCGATTGATTTCATCAAATTTGTCACGAAACATCTTGATCAGCTCTGACTGGCTTTTCTCAAGGTCATGGAGAGTGATGATTGATTCATTATGCCCAATTCTTGCCTCAATCCGACTCATTTCATCTTTATATCGACCAACTAGGCGGTCACGTTCTGCTTCTGTAATTTTTCCCTCTGCTTGCGCCTCATATAGGCGGGTTAACGCGTAACTAACTATTTCCTTTTCTAGGCCAAGGATTTTTAATTCCTCACGTGCCTTGCTAACTTCTTCTTCGCTAATGCTGCGTTCCGCTCGAGGCGGTATCGGTTCAATTGTAACGGGCTCCGGTTTTGAAGGCTTTATAGCTATTGTCTCAGGTTTTTGTTCCTTGCGTTTAGGGATGCGCCAGAATATAAACAACGCAAATCCCGTGATACCGCACACGGCCGCAATCCAAATCCATGAAGCGCTAATTGTTTCCATGGCCAGTAGCGGCGTCAATAAATGTTCCCTCAACAATTGACATGAACCGTCCAACCCTTATATAAGTATGCGGAAACGAGCGGTGTTGGAAGTTTTCAACTGGTCCAAACTACTTAAGGAGGTCCATTGCAGTTAATGCTAAAACCTTTGTTGCATTCACCAAATCGTCTACAAGAACATATTCATCTGCCGTATGCGCTGTCTTCAAGAGTCCTGGTCCATACGAAATGGTTGGGATTCCGGCTTGATTCACTAAGAAGCGCATATCCAAAAAGGCGGTGCATAAATTGAATCGCGGAGTTATGTCGGTCACCTGTTTAATGTTTTTTGCTAGAGTTTCACATATTTTCTCTCCTTGAGGGGTAACAGCAGCATCCGCTTCTAGAAGACTTTTTACTTCAATTTTTAGCTCTGGGTCTTCCAGGTTTAGGCTTTTTAACACATCCTCTATCTCTTTTTTAGCGTCACTCATTTTTTCTTCGGGAATCAATCGTCTATCAATGGTCATCGAGCATCTACTTGGGACCACATTTACTTTAACGCCACCTAAAACTACGCCGCCAATCATTATAGTCGGATGCATAGCTTCCTTTGGCTCTACATGATGGCTACTTGTCCTCATCGTCAACTTTGGCTTTAAACCTTCAAGGGCTTGAGCTACTTTGATGAGTTTCTCAAAAGCATTGATTCCCATAAATGGCAAACTTCCATGTGCCGCCTTCCCTAGCGTAGTAATCTCCAACCACAATGCGCCCTTATGGGCATTCCAAATTGTACTTATTGAGGAAGGTTCGGTGACAATCGCATAATCAGCCTTGATCAACTGATTTTTTACTAGGTATCCTGTGCCAGCAAACCCTCCCGTTTCCTCATCAGGCACTGCAGAAATCGATAACTCTCCTCTCAGTTTAACTCCGGCTTCAACGAGTGCTTGAGCTGCCATAACCATGGCAGCAATTCCACCCTTCATGTCACTCGTTCCCCTTCCATACAATTTTCCCTCATCAAAAGTTGGTAAAAAGGGATCCCTCGTCCAACCGGTTCCAGGTGGCACAACATCAAAATGCCCATTAAAATGTAATGATGGCTTCCATGCGGCTCCCTTCAGTGAGCCTAGAACGCTCACCCGTGGTAATCCTTCGCTATGGGGAGCTAACTCCTTTAACTTATCACTAGGAACCTCGATTAACTGCACGTTGAAGCCAATAGTTTGCAGCTTTTTTGCGATGAGTGCGGCACATTCGTCGTATTTATTGCCAGGTGGATTAACTGTGGGAATCTTAACTAGTTCCTTGGTAAAATTAACAATTTCTTCTCTCAGATCCTCAACTTGTTTTAAAACATCTTCTCGACTAACCAAACGAATCCCTCATTATCTTGACTAATTAAAAGCAACTTGTCTAAATTACTTGTCTTGGCATAATGGAAATGTAAGGAATATGGTTTAGATCGGCGGTTTTTAATGGAGCCCCGGGCGGGATTCGAACCCGCGACTTCCGGCTTATTGTAATGCAAACCTCGAGTGATAATATCTTATACCAAGCCGGCGCCTGTGGTCCTAATTGTTAGACCAGGCTGGGCCACCGGGGCCATCAGTTGCAGTACTAAGGTAAATGAGTTTTTAA
The nucleotide sequence above comes from Candidatus Bathyarchaeota archaeon. Encoded proteins:
- a CDS encoding zinc metalloprotease HtpX; translated protein: MFGSNIFKTTLLFAILTAILLVVAGFFGINPIAALFMAALLNLLIYWFSDRFVLMMTHARVVSPVEAPQLHAIVDKLAVRAGIPKPRVAVVDSPIPNAFATGRSPSHAVVCVHTGLLRSMNESEIEGVLSHELTHIRNWDTLTQVVAATFAGAIVYIARWGWLFAGFSGRDQERGQSNILGILAIMIFAPIAATLVQLAISRGREYVADEGGGRLSGKPEALANALQKIEQIVRRHPMQGNPATSHLYIVNPFRGTTLLELFSTHPATEKRVERLMRLAAEMRQAQGYSIGIE
- a CDS encoding sugar phosphate isomerase/epimerase; this translates as MLSRLVTGFKVRWKPEDLDKFLEYNPAGIEIQEYREDLDAAWEAQQRHLTSTLAGKQLLLAIHHPGAVNEDVFDPLSPKHAVREEARRQITQCLELAYKLQTYSADGKVILVAHPGGLSESIRTDSSKLRASLVDMLLNLLEAKKRVIIALENMPVLYRFRSNILVANVGTTPNSLIQIFDEVRDPRLNLCFDLCHAQLARNYLKSFHIRDFIEQLGDKIVQIHLADAKGPNIEGLPIGAGEIDFRSALELLIEYAHGRDRILVVPEIANGHLESGRAFITARRQIESLLQEFYR
- the rpiA gene encoding ribose 5-phosphate isomerase A gives rise to the protein MQILSWREEAKRKAALRAVEHVKDGFVIGLGSGSTTAYAIQELGRKVSEEGLEVLGVPTSYQAMKLAIECHIPLTSLDEHPQLDISIDGADQINYDLDLIKGHGGAMTREKIVDSSAKQFIVVADETKFVKKLGGKCPVPIEVIPFAASSVMRKIQEIGGKLTVRQGLGKVGPIITDNGNFIFDLNFGIIDDPLELELSLKMIPGIVETGLFVGMTNLVYLGCKTGDVKVLKKS
- a CDS encoding DUF1512 domain-containing protein, yielding MTFFLFYNRIQVALWLRDIAGALNRLKVMRDEARRLALATINEVGKPKEDITQRVDRFLEYFEISPVNLDPAGIILKLEHLINVRDERFKDEVKLMAPASDEAQIRNLENLLEATWALNTIYRIVRHFYLFGKKTMSFYIIMQLQMLLPIILQEAEAFSGALNAFANGQPIGDGVGALVAAKLMHKYEKIEIAKDIVMAEVPLDGRKLLTLKAKGPGGNVGRPGEGVKALLEKNEGKISMVIMIDAALKYEGEKTGEISEGIGAAIGGEGVERYKIEEVATKYKVPVNALIIKESIQEAISPMKKEIFQAADEAISRIRRILAERTKEGDTVILAGIGNTIGIAQ
- a CDS encoding M20 family metallopeptidase — translated: MVSREDVLKQVEDLREEIVNFTKELVKIPTVNPPGNKYDECAALIAKKLQTIGFNVQLIEVPSDKLKELAPHSEGLPRVSVLGSLKGAAWKPSLHFNGHFDVVPPGTGWTRDPFLPTFDEGKLYGRGTSDMKGGIAAMVMAAQALVEAGVKLRGELSISAVPDEETGGFAGTGYLVKNQLIKADYAIVTEPSSISTIWNAHKGALWLEITTLGKAAHGSLPFMGINAFEKLIKVAQALEGLKPKLTMRTSSHHVEPKEAMHPTIMIGGVVLGGVKVNVVPSRCSMTIDRRLIPEEKMSDAKKEIEDVLKSLNLEDPELKIEVKSLLEADAAVTPQGEKICETLAKNIKQVTDITPRFNLCTAFLDMRFLVNQAGIPTISYGPGLLKTAHTADEYVLVDDLVNATKVLALTAMDLLK
- a CDS encoding methyltransferase domain-containing protein, yielding MKANEKKEVKGYFENTAEKWDEMRREYYDEQLRDIIINRAGINEGAVVLDIGIGTGFLTLGAARAVGKSGKVIGVDLSEAMLNKAKENLNKNGLADRVEFRIGDAENVPLEDNSVDIVIGNMVLHHCPDPQRAVMEMARVLKNGGKLVISDLEEHKEGWLKNEMSDLWLGFNLRKIHKMFIEAKLKNVKVELAKTKCCGVSLAGRKVAIWIFIAEGIK